The Halanaerobium praevalens DSM 2228 genome contains a region encoding:
- a CDS encoding stage V sporulation protein S, which produces MEILKVSSNSSPNKVAGALAGVLREEGKAELQAIGAGAINQGVKAVAIARGFVAPSGVDLICIPAFTDIEIEGEERTAIKLIVEPR; this is translated from the coding sequence ATGGAAATTTTAAAAGTATCATCAAATTCAAGTCCAAATAAAGTAGCTGGAGCTTTAGCTGGTGTTTTAAGAGAAGAAGGTAAGGCAGAACTGCAGGCTATTGGTGCAGGGGCCATTAACCAAGGGGTGAAAGCTGTAGCAATTGCAAGAGGTTTTGTAGCTCCTAGTGGGGTTGATTTAATCTGTATACCAGCCTTTACTGATATAGAGATTGAAGGAGAAGAAAGGACTGCGATTAAATTAATTGTAGAACCAAGATAG
- the pgsA gene encoding CDP-diacylglycerol--glycerol-3-phosphate 3-phosphatidyltransferase: MNLPNKLSFLRILLVPVIIYLLLVNSFAASIGALLVFVLAALTDKYDGQYARKHNLITTLGKILDPLADKLLIIGVFTAFVKLDVLSIWPLLIIITRELAVTGLRVVAADQGSVIAANIWGKTKTTIQMLTAIVLIINPLIFDLPVLLTETLIWLTVIITIYSGYTYFAGADVDYS; this comes from the coding sequence ATGAATCTGCCAAATAAATTATCATTTTTAAGAATTTTATTGGTCCCAGTTATAATTTATTTACTTTTAGTTAATTCTTTTGCTGCTAGTATTGGAGCTCTTTTAGTTTTTGTTTTAGCTGCTTTAACAGATAAATATGATGGTCAATATGCTCGTAAACATAATTTGATTACTACTTTAGGTAAAATTCTTGATCCTCTAGCAGATAAATTATTAATTATTGGAGTTTTTACAGCTTTTGTTAAACTAGATGTTTTATCAATCTGGCCTTTGTTGATTATTATTACTAGAGAATTGGCTGTAACAGGTTTAAGAGTTGTAGCAGCAGATCAAGGATCTGTGATTGCAGCTAATATTTGGGGTAAAACTAAAACAACTATTCAGATGTTAACAGCTATTGTTTTAATAATTAATCCTTTAATTTTTGATTTACCAGTTTTATTAACAGAAACTTTAATCTGGCTAACAGTCATTATTACTATTTATTCAGGCTATACTTATTTTGCTGGAGCAGATGTTGATTATTCTTAG
- a CDS encoding CinA family nicotinamide mononucleotide deamidase-related protein, with translation MKTAIVATGSELIRGFVQDINSRFLARNLTELGFENQNIFICGDQKETIKESILRAAKIADLIFITGGLGPTKDDQTKNAFAEALDLELEYSTKIEKNLTKIFKSSNLNQNNLSQAYIPQGAKVINNNFGTAPALKLKNKNNCFYLLPGVPSELKYLFREKIISDLKSLSQNKFLVKELNFIGIGEANLAAKVENLALNPALEISYQAGQAEVKLRIKVNSASQKSFKQKNEIVNKARNKLKKEFSCFIYGEDNESLEAKIKKILIKKKLKVATAESFTGGLLAKRLTKLPGSSEYFLGSIVAYNQEIKEKLLKLKQSFLKKYGVVSQECVEAMAVSAANIFSSDLALASSGAAGPAAHADQKAGIMFISIFYQGQSKTFKIEKNYGRAANTFYASQIALFELYKLIAQKRNDLNA, from the coding sequence TTGAAAACAGCAATTGTTGCAACAGGTTCTGAATTAATTAGAGGTTTTGTTCAAGATATAAATTCAAGATTTTTAGCCAGAAATTTAACTGAGTTAGGTTTTGAAAATCAAAATATATTTATTTGTGGAGATCAAAAAGAAACTATAAAAGAAAGTATATTGAGAGCAGCTAAAATAGCTGATTTAATTTTTATAACAGGTGGTTTAGGGCCAACTAAAGATGATCAAACTAAAAATGCTTTTGCAGAAGCCTTAGACTTAGAATTAGAGTATTCAACAAAAATTGAGAAAAATTTAACTAAAATATTTAAAAGCTCAAACTTAAATCAAAATAATTTATCTCAAGCTTATATTCCTCAAGGGGCTAAAGTGATTAATAATAATTTTGGTACAGCTCCTGCTCTAAAATTAAAAAATAAAAATAATTGTTTTTATTTATTACCAGGTGTTCCTTCAGAGTTGAAATATCTTTTTAGAGAAAAAATTATTTCTGATTTAAAAAGTTTAAGTCAAAACAAATTTTTAGTTAAAGAATTAAATTTCATTGGGATTGGAGAAGCAAATTTAGCTGCAAAAGTTGAAAATTTAGCTTTAAATCCAGCATTAGAAATTAGTTATCAAGCTGGACAAGCTGAAGTTAAACTTAGAATTAAAGTTAATTCTGCATCTCAAAAAAGTTTTAAGCAAAAAAATGAAATTGTTAATAAAGCCAGGAATAAATTAAAAAAAGAATTTAGTTGTTTTATTTATGGAGAAGATAATGAAAGTCTTGAAGCTAAAATAAAAAAAATATTAATCAAGAAAAAATTAAAAGTGGCAACAGCAGAATCATTTACTGGAGGATTATTGGCTAAAAGATTAACTAAGCTGCCTGGAAGTTCAGAATATTTTTTAGGCTCCATTGTAGCTTATAATCAAGAAATAAAAGAAAAATTATTAAAGCTTAAACAAAGTTTCCTTAAAAAATATGGTGTAGTTAGTCAAGAATGTGTTGAAGCAATGGCGGTTAGTGCAGCAAATATTTTTAGTTCAGATCTAGCTCTTGCAAGTTCTGGAGCTGCTGGTCCAGCTGCTCATGCTGATCAAAAAGCAGGGATAATGTTTATTAGTATTTTTTATCAAGGTCAAAGCAAAACTTTTAAAATTGAAAAAAATTATGGCCGTGCTGCTAATACATTTTATGCTTCCCAAATTGCATTATTTGAATTATATAAGCTGATTGCTCAAAAGAGGAATGATTTAAATGCTTAA
- a CDS encoding TIGR00282 family metallophosphoesterase, translated as MNILFIGDIVGRAGRRAVRLFLDKIKKENKVDFIIANGENSAGGFGITKKVAKELVDYGIDFFTMGNHTWDNKDIFKFIDEKDNLIRPLNFPENNPGQGWKTIEINSKKVTIINLIGQVFMQSCDSPYHKFIELYPQIRDSDIILVDFHAEATGEKMAFARAVDGMVTAVIGTHTHVQTNDAQILPQKTAYITDAGLTGAVDSILGMKADKMVQKMKDSLPVRYEVATGEVKLEAVLVKIGNKNNQATAIETINKNNL; from the coding sequence ATGAATATTTTATTTATAGGTGATATTGTAGGAAGAGCAGGTAGACGAGCTGTTAGACTTTTTTTAGATAAAATAAAAAAAGAAAATAAAGTAGATTTTATAATTGCAAATGGTGAAAATTCAGCTGGTGGTTTTGGTATAACTAAAAAAGTGGCTAAAGAACTAGTTGACTATGGTATAGATTTTTTTACGATGGGAAATCATACTTGGGATAACAAAGATATTTTTAAATTTATTGATGAAAAAGATAATTTGATTCGCCCTTTAAATTTTCCTGAAAATAATCCAGGCCAAGGTTGGAAAACTATAGAAATTAATTCTAAAAAAGTTACTATAATAAATTTAATTGGTCAAGTATTTATGCAAAGTTGTGATTCACCTTATCATAAATTTATAGAGCTTTATCCTCAAATTAGAGATTCAGATATTATTTTAGTTGATTTTCATGCAGAAGCAACAGGAGAAAAAATGGCCTTTGCTAGAGCTGTTGATGGAATGGTCACTGCAGTTATTGGGACTCATACCCATGTTCAAACAAATGATGCTCAAATTTTGCCTCAAAAAACAGCTTATATTACTGATGCAGGTTTAACAGGAGCGGTTGATTCTATTTTAGGTATGAAAGCTGATAAAATGGTCCAAAAAATGAAAGACTCACTTCCAGTTCGATATGAAGTAGCAACTGGTGAAGTTAAATTAGAAGCTGTTTTAGTTAAAATTGGAAACAAAAATAATCAAGCTACAGCAATTGAAACAATTAATAAAAATAATCTCTAA
- a CDS encoding response regulator transcription factor: MEKILIVEDEAKIRKLIKSYLAEEYKLKEAANGKKALSLFKNNNFDLIILDLMLPKISGEEVCQNIRQISDIPIIMLTAKSSEEHKIAGFNYGADDYLTKPFSPRELLVRVKALLRRSQNVKKANVIALNKGEYKIFPEKMIVTKDDLDCELTTTEFKILMALINNANQVLSREQLADIVMGLEFSGFDRTIDAHIKNIRKKMKLEKDQYIITVYGAGYKFIGDL, translated from the coding sequence ATGGAAAAAATATTAATTGTTGAAGATGAAGCTAAAATAAGGAAATTAATTAAAAGCTATTTAGCAGAAGAATATAAATTAAAAGAAGCTGCAAATGGAAAAAAAGCATTATCTCTATTTAAAAATAATAATTTTGATTTAATTATTTTAGATTTAATGTTACCTAAAATAAGTGGAGAAGAAGTTTGTCAAAATATAAGACAAATCTCTGATATTCCAATTATTATGTTAACTGCTAAAAGTAGTGAAGAACATAAAATAGCTGGTTTTAATTATGGTGCAGATGATTATTTAACAAAGCCTTTTAGTCCTCGAGAATTATTAGTGCGTGTCAAAGCACTTTTAAGACGCAGTCAAAATGTTAAAAAAGCCAATGTCATCGCCTTAAATAAAGGAGAATATAAGATATTCCCTGAAAAAATGATTGTCACAAAAGATGATCTTGATTGTGAACTCACAACTACAGAATTCAAAATTTTAATGGCCTTAATTAATAATGCAAATCAAGTTTTAAGTCGGGAACAATTAGCAGATATTGTGATGGGACTGGAGTTTAGTGGATTTGATAGAACTATAGATGCTCATATTAAAAATATAAGAAAAAAAATGAAATTAGAAAAAGATCAATATATAATTACAGTCTATGGAGCTGGGTATAAGTTTATAGGTGATCTTTAA
- a CDS encoding regulatory protein RecX encodes MDQTNKKEFSKARNKAFKLLSYRERTIKEIEDRLRKKDFTEEVIKAVVDYLLENDYLNEERFAEMWIRSRKNHHPRGRKLIYKELKNKGVNQRIINTALNQYLSQEDELKMAEYLMTKWLRRRKKEDSSSYKLKNYLANKGFSYNLVYQVTDK; translated from the coding sequence ATGGATCAAACAAATAAAAAAGAATTTTCAAAAGCAAGAAATAAAGCTTTTAAATTATTAAGTTATAGAGAAAGAACAATCAAAGAAATTGAAGATCGTTTAAGAAAAAAAGATTTTACTGAAGAAGTTATTAAAGCAGTAGTTGATTATCTTTTAGAAAATGATTATTTAAATGAAGAGCGTTTTGCTGAAATGTGGATTAGATCCAGAAAAAACCATCATCCACGCGGACGAAAATTAATTTATAAAGAATTAAAAAATAAAGGTGTTAATCAGAGAATAATTAATACTGCTTTAAATCAGTATTTAAGTCAAGAAGATGAATTAAAAATGGCAGAATATCTAATGACTAAATGGTTAAGACGCCGCAAAAAAGAAGATAGTTCTAGTTATAAATTAAAAAATTATTTAGCTAACAAAGGTTTTAGTTATAATTTAGTTTATCAAGTAACAGATAAGTAA
- the recA gene encoding recombinase RecA, which translates to MATSDKEKALDKAVKRIEKQFGKGSIMRLGDSQKLNVEAIPTGALPLDLALGIGGIPKGRIIELYGNESSGKTTLALHIIAEAQKLDGIAAFIDAEHALDPKYAKNLGVNIDNLLISQPDSGEEALEIGEALVRSNAVDLVVIDSVAALVPKAELEGDMGDSHMGLQARLMSQAMRKLSGAISKSKAAVIFINQIREKIGVMFGNPETTPGGRALKFYSSVRIEMRRSQTIKDGDKLIGSTAKVKVVKNKVAAPFRNCQFDIMYGTGISQSGCIIDLGEETGIVDRAGSWYSYGDVRLGQGRQNSKEFLQDNPEIMEEIDDKIRIKIGLKEGEIEEDKKEAEKAEEKE; encoded by the coding sequence TTGGCAACTAGTGATAAAGAAAAAGCGCTTGATAAAGCGGTAAAAAGAATTGAAAAACAGTTTGGTAAAGGATCAATTATGCGACTTGGAGATTCACAAAAGTTAAATGTAGAAGCAATTCCTACAGGTGCTTTACCCTTAGATTTAGCTTTAGGTATAGGTGGTATTCCTAAAGGAAGAATAATTGAGTTATATGGTAATGAATCATCTGGTAAAACTACTTTAGCTCTCCATATCATTGCAGAAGCTCAAAAATTAGATGGAATTGCAGCTTTTATTGATGCTGAACATGCTTTAGATCCTAAATATGCCAAAAATTTAGGAGTAAATATTGATAATTTGTTAATTTCACAGCCTGATAGTGGAGAAGAGGCTTTGGAAATTGGAGAAGCTCTTGTTCGCAGTAATGCAGTTGATTTAGTAGTTATTGACTCAGTTGCAGCTTTAGTACCTAAAGCAGAATTAGAAGGTGATATGGGTGATTCTCATATGGGTTTACAAGCACGCTTAATGTCACAGGCTATGCGTAAATTATCTGGAGCAATTAGTAAATCCAAAGCAGCAGTTATTTTCATTAATCAAATTAGAGAAAAAATTGGAGTAATGTTTGGTAATCCTGAAACTACTCCTGGAGGAAGAGCACTTAAGTTCTATTCTTCTGTTAGAATAGAAATGAGAAGGTCACAAACAATTAAAGATGGAGATAAATTAATTGGAAGTACAGCTAAGGTAAAAGTTGTAAAAAATAAGGTGGCAGCTCCATTTAGAAATTGTCAATTTGATATAATGTATGGAACTGGTATTTCTCAATCAGGTTGTATCATTGACTTAGGAGAAGAAACAGGAATTGTAGATAGAGCTGGATCCTGGTATTCTTATGGAGATGTTCGTTTAGGCCAAGGTAGACAAAATTCGAAAGAGTTTTTACAAGATAATCCAGAAATAATGGAAGAAATTGATGATAAAATTAGAATTAAAATTGGTCTAAAAGAAGGAGAAATTGAAGAAGATAAAAAAGAAGCTGAAAAAGCAGAGGAGAAGGAATAA
- a CDS encoding tetratricopeptide repeat protein, which yields MLKKLMYLIVISLFLISLSNSVLAAENSDLNSKNLNQLFLSGLKDYKAENYALAEQKFIKLLANDNLDSGLEFSSLYYSTKTAIYRNQIAKAVNYLKQMDQIGYQSANLNWEIAKLYLNQKNQYDSADFKMALEYLKKANDLGINQIEFKRDLAYGYLENNKFKKAEKLYKEIIEVKAQASDYLALAKIKEQNKKFKKAINYYENALKLNDSESSLYLNLAKLYQKTNNNKAAILTFKKGINQKADFTPYYIGLAESYFELQNYNEAEKYLKKAIELNNNSYYGYFLLAEVEVEQGRLNLALSNYNQALKYNPNYVEAYLAEGKIYLKEKDYYRAISSFSIAVEKNKDHAASRYYLAKAYYQAEMLEAARAEIKKALHLDNNYPKAREFLEQIEADLNLDKNI from the coding sequence ATGCTTAAAAAACTAATGTATTTAATAGTAATTTCTTTATTCTTAATATCTCTTTCTAATTCAGTTTTAGCTGCTGAAAATAGCGATTTAAATTCTAAAAATTTAAATCAACTTTTTTTGAGTGGCTTAAAAGATTATAAGGCAGAAAATTATGCTTTAGCAGAACAAAAATTTATTAAACTTTTAGCAAATGATAATTTGGATTCTGGTTTAGAATTTAGTTCTCTTTATTATTCTACTAAAACAGCAATTTACCGTAATCAAATAGCTAAAGCTGTTAATTATTTAAAGCAAATGGATCAAATAGGTTATCAAAGTGCTAATTTAAATTGGGAAATAGCAAAATTATATTTAAATCAAAAAAATCAATATGATAGTGCTGATTTCAAAATGGCCTTAGAATATTTAAAAAAGGCTAATGATTTAGGAATTAATCAAATTGAATTTAAACGTGATTTAGCCTATGGATATTTAGAAAATAATAAATTTAAAAAAGCAGAAAAGTTGTATAAAGAAATAATAGAAGTTAAAGCTCAAGCTTCTGATTATTTAGCTTTAGCAAAAATAAAAGAGCAAAATAAAAAATTTAAAAAAGCAATTAATTATTATGAAAATGCTTTAAAATTGAATGACTCTGAGTCTTCATTATATTTAAACTTAGCTAAACTGTATCAAAAAACAAATAATAACAAAGCAGCTATTTTAACCTTTAAAAAGGGTATAAACCAAAAAGCTGATTTTACTCCCTATTATATTGGCTTAGCTGAAAGTTATTTTGAACTTCAAAATTATAATGAAGCTGAAAAATATTTAAAAAAAGCAATTGAATTAAATAACAACTCTTATTATGGTTATTTTTTATTAGCAGAAGTAGAAGTAGAGCAGGGAAGATTAAATTTAGCTTTAAGTAATTATAATCAAGCTTTAAAATATAATCCAAATTATGTAGAAGCATATTTAGCAGAAGGTAAAATTTATTTAAAAGAAAAAGATTATTATCGAGCTATTTCTTCTTTTTCTATAGCAGTAGAAAAAAACAAAGATCATGCAGCAAGTCGTTACTATTTAGCTAAGGCTTATTATCAAGCGGAAATGTTAGAGGCTGCAAGAGCAGAAATAAAAAAAGCTCTTCATCTTGATAATAATTATCCAAAAGCAAGAGAGTTTTTAGAACAAATAGAAGCAGATTTAAATTTAGATAAAAATATTTAG
- a CDS encoding phosphatidylglycerophosphatase A family protein, which produces MLKKINNFLATGFYSGYLPVAPGTWGSLLTVLLLFFFPNLNNIYLLSALCLGGIAISNFEEKQTGIKDDSKIVIDEMAGQLLVFFSLELTLPILISGFILFRIFDITKPWLIDKVQNLPSGWGVMLDDILAGLISLIILKVILFLI; this is translated from the coding sequence ATGTTAAAAAAAATAAATAATTTTTTAGCAACTGGCTTTTATAGTGGTTATCTTCCAGTAGCACCTGGAACTTGGGGTTCACTTTTAACAGTATTACTGCTTTTTTTCTTTCCTAACTTAAATAATATATATTTGCTATCAGCACTTTGTTTAGGTGGAATTGCAATTTCTAATTTTGAAGAAAAGCAAACTGGAATCAAAGATGATAGTAAAATAGTAATTGATGAGATGGCAGGTCAATTATTAGTTTTTTTTAGTTTAGAATTGACTCTTCCAATTTTAATTAGTGGTTTTATTCTCTTTAGAATTTTTGATATTACTAAACCATGGTTAATAGATAAAGTTCAAAATTTACCTTCAGGCTGGGGAGTTATGTTAGATGATATCTTAGCTGGATTAATATCTTTAATCATTTTAAAAGTAATTTTATTTTTAATTTAA
- the rny gene encoding ribonuclease Y — MNIITGGVFYFIIALPLGIVIGYLTRKYIAKARMQSAEEEADKILKDAVRDAKAKKKEITLEAKENAHQIREEANKECQKRRDELQKLENRLMRKEENLDRKSENLDRKEQSLKDRDNNLNKAEEKIEKMKKEQKEKLEMIASFSEKEAKDYLLNKVESELDHEYAKMIKAKEAEAKEKSEKKAREIISLAIQRSAADHVTESTVSVVNLPNDDMKGRIIGREGRNIRTLESLTGIDLIIDDTPEAVVISGFDPIRREIARIALEKLIIDGRIHPARIEEMVEKAEKELDQHIKEIGEQATFDSGVHGLDSELVQLLGRLKFRTSYGQNVLQHSIEVSYLASIMAAELGADVTLARRGGLLHDIGKAIDHDMEGTHVNLGVDTARKHGESEKVIHTIEAHHNDVEFKSVEAVLVAAADAISAARPGARKETLDSYIKRLEELEEIGESFEGVEKAYAIQAGREIRIMVEPDKINDVTSTKMVRDITKKIENNLDYPGQIKVVIIRETRVVDYAK, encoded by the coding sequence GTGAATATTATTACTGGAGGTGTATTTTATTTTATAATAGCCCTACCTCTCGGAATTGTAATCGGGTATTTAACGAGAAAATATATTGCAAAAGCACGGATGCAATCTGCTGAAGAAGAAGCAGATAAAATACTCAAAGATGCAGTAAGGGATGCCAAGGCAAAGAAAAAAGAAATTACTCTGGAAGCTAAAGAAAATGCTCATCAAATTCGTGAAGAGGCTAATAAAGAATGTCAAAAGCGAAGAGATGAATTACAAAAATTAGAAAATAGATTAATGCGTAAAGAAGAAAATCTTGATCGTAAATCTGAAAATCTAGACAGAAAAGAACAAAGTTTAAAAGATCGAGATAATAATCTAAATAAAGCTGAAGAGAAAATTGAAAAAATGAAAAAAGAGCAAAAAGAAAAATTAGAAATGATAGCAAGCTTTTCTGAAAAAGAAGCTAAAGATTATTTATTAAATAAAGTTGAATCTGAGCTAGATCATGAGTATGCAAAAATGATTAAAGCAAAAGAAGCTGAAGCAAAAGAAAAGTCTGAGAAAAAAGCTAGAGAAATTATTTCACTTGCTATCCAAAGATCTGCAGCAGACCATGTTACAGAATCTACAGTCTCTGTAGTTAATCTTCCAAATGATGATATGAAGGGAAGAATCATTGGACGTGAAGGTAGAAATATTAGGACTTTAGAAAGCTTAACAGGAATTGATTTAATTATTGATGATACTCCTGAGGCAGTTGTGATTTCTGGTTTTGATCCAATTAGAAGAGAAATTGCCAGAATTGCTTTAGAAAAATTAATTATTGATGGTAGAATTCATCCAGCTAGAATTGAAGAAATGGTTGAAAAAGCTGAAAAAGAATTAGACCAGCATATTAAGGAAATAGGAGAACAGGCAACTTTTGATTCAGGTGTTCATGGTTTAGATTCTGAATTAGTTCAATTACTTGGAAGACTTAAATTTAGAACTAGCTATGGTCAGAATGTATTACAACATTCTATAGAAGTTTCCTATTTAGCAAGCATTATGGCAGCAGAATTAGGAGCAGATGTTACTCTTGCAAGAAGGGGTGGACTGCTACATGATATTGGTAAAGCAATAGATCATGATATGGAAGGTACCCATGTTAATTTAGGTGTTGATACAGCTAGAAAACATGGTGAAAGTGAAAAAGTTATTCATACTATTGAAGCTCATCATAATGATGTTGAATTTAAGTCAGTTGAAGCTGTTTTAGTTGCAGCTGCTGATGCTATTTCAGCCGCAAGACCTGGAGCTAGAAAAGAGACCTTAGATTCTTATATTAAGAGACTTGAAGAATTAGAAGAAATTGGTGAGTCTTTTGAAGGTGTCGAAAAGGCTTATGCTATCCAAGCAGGAAGAGAAATTAGAATCATGGTTGAACCCGATAAAATTAATGATGTTACAAGTACCAAAATGGTTAGAGATATTACTAAGAAAATTGAAAATAATCTTGACTATCCGGGACAAATTAAAGTTGTAATTATTCGGGAAACAAGAGTAGTAGATTATGCTAAATAA